In a genomic window of Anoxybacter fermentans:
- the flgL gene encoding flagellar hook-associated protein FlgL, giving the protein MRLTNSLIVNNLMKDLNNNLKKLDRLNYQLATGKKINTPSDDPISALRSMQYQTILKQNEQYIENIDQAMDWIDTSEMALNEMNSVLQRARELAIYGANETLDQSQRDAIREEIIQLAEHLVQIANTSIGGRFIFSGHKTTTKPYTDYTTPYQGDSEYLSVEISKNIEIEYSVPGNVIFDKAFEALRDMINDLSTGNTNNLSSVTLQKLDDAINNCLSFRANLGSKLKRLELARHRFEDVNIKHTQLLSEIEDVDIAETIMNLRMQENVYRASLAAGARIIQPSLVDFIK; this is encoded by the coding sequence ATGCGCTTGACAAATTCATTGATAGTTAATAATCTGATGAAAGATTTGAACAATAATCTTAAAAAACTGGACCGCTTAAACTATCAACTGGCAACGGGGAAAAAAATTAACACTCCTTCAGATGACCCGATAAGTGCATTGCGTAGTATGCAGTATCAGACTATTTTAAAACAGAATGAACAGTATATAGAAAATATTGATCAGGCGATGGATTGGATCGATACTTCCGAAATGGCTTTAAATGAAATGAATTCTGTTCTTCAAAGGGCTCGTGAGTTAGCTATATATGGTGCTAACGAAACTTTAGATCAATCTCAGCGTGATGCTATTCGTGAAGAAATAATTCAGTTGGCAGAACATCTGGTTCAGATAGCCAATACATCCATTGGTGGTCGATTTATTTTTTCTGGCCATAAAACTACAACCAAACCATATACTGACTATACTACACCTTATCAAGGTGATAGTGAGTATTTATCTGTTGAGATCAGTAAAAACATTGAAATTGAATATAGTGTGCCGGGGAATGTAATTTTTGATAAAGCCTTTGAAGCTTTAAGAGACATGATCAATGATTTATCGACAGGTAATACTAATAACCTTTCTTCTGTAACATTACAAAAATTGGATGATGCGATAAATAACTGTCTTTCTTTTCGTGCCAATTTGGGTTCCAAATTGAAGCGTTTAGAACTGGCCAGACATCGTTTTGAAGATGTAAATATTAAACATACACAGCTTTTATCAGAGATTGAGGATGTGGATATAGCTGAAACCATTATGAATCTTAGAATGCAGGAGAATGTCTATCGTGCTTCTCTTGCCGCTGGTGCAAGAATAATTCAGCCCTCATTGGTAGATTTTATTAAATAA
- the flgK gene encoding flagellar hook-associated protein FlgK codes for MSGMMGLNIGVRALKAQQRALNVTGHNIANANTEGYSRQRAELTATTPYAIPSLHDRVQAGQVGTGVKVKQIIRLRNLFIDGRFREETSNLGKWEQLSDALHEIELIFGEPSDLGLRSALDNFWSSLQELHNNPESGAVRAAVRQSAAALADVFTALRGQLQDFQWALDGYVKNKVEEINSYARRIADLNKQISLVVGKGDNPNDLMDERDLLIDKLASLVDIELNYDSTGKVNITIGGFSLVAGNQNLELTYIENHSKNGMVDVKWKSTGSSLLLKSGELKGILEARDEIVADFISELDTMASTFIVEFNEVHQNGYGLDNSTGIKFFEGTDASNIRVSDDIMDEINGLNRIAAALSMDSPGDGSNALKLSEVMQTGLLNGEKTTMADYWGGIITRLGVDSQRALHMVENQKALTEQLDQQRQSISGVSLDEEMANLIRYQHAYNAAAKLIQTQSEMLDTLVNGILR; via the coding sequence ATGAGCGGTATGATGGGACTGAATATAGGGGTAAGAGCTCTAAAGGCCCAGCAAAGGGCTTTAAATGTGACGGGGCATAATATAGCAAATGCCAATACCGAAGGGTATTCGCGTCAGCGTGCAGAGTTAACAGCAACTACTCCCTATGCAATTCCTTCCCTTCATGACCGTGTTCAAGCAGGTCAGGTAGGGACAGGAGTAAAGGTAAAACAGATTATAAGGTTGCGTAACTTGTTTATAGATGGACGTTTTCGTGAGGAAACTTCCAATCTTGGTAAGTGGGAACAGCTTTCTGATGCATTGCATGAGATTGAATTAATCTTTGGTGAACCTTCTGATCTGGGTCTTAGAAGCGCACTAGATAATTTCTGGAGTTCTCTCCAGGAATTACATAACAATCCTGAAAGTGGGGCGGTAAGAGCTGCTGTACGCCAGAGTGCTGCAGCCCTGGCTGATGTATTTACAGCATTACGCGGTCAGTTACAGGACTTTCAGTGGGCACTGGATGGTTATGTTAAAAATAAAGTGGAAGAAATAAATTCCTATGCGCGACGGATTGCTGACCTGAATAAACAAATTTCTCTAGTTGTGGGTAAAGGTGATAATCCCAATGATTTAATGGACGAGCGGGATTTATTAATTGATAAACTTGCTTCTCTTGTCGATATTGAGCTAAACTACGATTCTACAGGTAAAGTTAATATTACTATTGGTGGTTTTAGTCTGGTAGCTGGAAATCAGAATTTGGAACTTACTTATATTGAAAATCATTCAAAAAATGGTATGGTAGATGTAAAGTGGAAGAGTACTGGTAGTAGTTTATTACTTAAAAGTGGTGAACTTAAAGGGATTTTGGAGGCCAGAGATGAGATCGTTGCAGATTTTATATCTGAGCTGGATACTATGGCAAGCACTTTTATTGTTGAGTTTAACGAGGTTCATCAAAATGGTTATGGTCTGGATAATAGTACCGGAATAAAGTTTTTTGAGGGAACAGATGCTTCCAATATTCGTGTAAGTGATGATATTATGGATGAAATAAATGGTTTGAATCGAATTGCTGCTGCTTTGTCAATGGATAGTCCAGGTGATGGCAGTAATGCCCTCAAATTAAGTGAAGTTATGCAAACAGGACTTTTAAATGGTGAAAAAACAACAATGGCTGATTACTGGGGTGGAATTATCACCAGACTTGGTGTTGATTCTCAGCGCGCATTGCATATGGTGGAAAATCAAAAGGCTTTGACTGAGCAGTTGGATCAACAAAGACAGTCCATCTCAGGTGTCTCTTTGGATGAAGAGATGGCCAATCTGATCAGGTATCAACATGCCTATAATGCCGCAGCAAAACTGATTCAGACCCAGTCTGAAATGTTGGATACATTGGTCAATGGGATTTTGAGATAG
- a CDS encoding flagellar protein FlgN, with protein MDYLNELIRVLNEEKKLYTKLTDLAHDKQQVIIANDVEKLADYLREEQDLIDKIEGIEKKRRQVVIGLCSELDIPDKELSFSKLRDFLDEGSRIKLDQLRTSLLKILEELHQTNETNRVLIEEALKINDFTIRILTQAVSPSSSTYTRAGVEENKSQHLIDKRV; from the coding sequence ATGGATTATTTAAATGAATTAATACGTGTTTTAAATGAGGAAAAAAAATTATATACTAAACTTACTGATCTGGCGCATGATAAACAACAGGTCATCATTGCTAATGATGTTGAAAAATTGGCTGATTATCTTAGAGAGGAACAGGATTTGATTGATAAAATTGAAGGTATAGAGAAAAAAAGGCGTCAGGTAGTTATTGGTCTCTGTTCTGAATTAGATATTCCCGATAAGGAGCTTTCCTTTAGTAAATTGAGAGATTTTTTAGATGAGGGTTCCAGAATTAAACTGGATCAGCTTAGAACCAGCTTATTAAAAATTCTTGAAGAATTGCACCAAACTAATGAGACCAATCGGGTATTAATTGAAGAAGCATTAAAAATTAATGATTTTACAATTCGTATTTTGACTCAGGCGGTATCACCTTCATCTTCTACTTACACACGGGCCGGGGTCGAAGAAAATAAATCTCAACATTTAATTGATAAGCGTGTGTAG
- the flgM gene encoding flagellar biosynthesis anti-sigma factor FlgM, with amino-acid sequence MKISGSRLQQIGKMYQKNSFQKLGGSNSVREDKVNLSREAKELKRIYEVLAKTPDIRTEKVNQLKRVIQQGTYEIKGEMIAEKMIEGYFIDKIVK; translated from the coding sequence ATGAAAATATCAGGTAGCAGATTACAACAGATTGGTAAAATGTATCAAAAGAATAGTTTTCAAAAACTTGGTGGGTCTAATTCTGTTAGAGAGGATAAGGTGAACTTATCCCGTGAAGCCAAAGAACTTAAGCGAATTTATGAGGTTTTGGCTAAGACACCTGATATTCGTACTGAAAAGGTAAATCAGCTTAAACGGGTTATTCAACAAGGGACTTATGAGATTAAGGGTGAAATGATAGCAGAAAAAATGATAGAAGGATATTTTATTGATAAGATTGTTAAATAG
- a CDS encoding TIGR03826 family flagellar region protein, giving the protein MQLKNCIECGKVFVHPTMNICSECYEEEEKDFEKVKEYLWDKASASIDEIHKMTGVSKKRIIKFIKSGRITAGELNFENVLTCESCGEPIKEGRYCKKCSERLFKGLTEGLEEKKVEKSDTRKSAKMYTAEWLRKE; this is encoded by the coding sequence GTGCAATTAAAAAATTGTATAGAGTGTGGAAAAGTTTTTGTTCATCCAACTATGAATATTTGTAGTGAGTGCTATGAAGAAGAAGAAAAGGACTTTGAAAAAGTCAAAGAATACCTTTGGGATAAAGCTAGCGCCAGTATAGATGAAATTCATAAAATGACGGGAGTTTCTAAGAAACGGATTATCAAATTTATTAAATCGGGACGTATTACAGCAGGAGAATTAAATTTTGAAAATGTTTTAACCTGTGAAAGTTGTGGTGAACCTATAAAAGAAGGGCGTTATTGTAAAAAATGTAGTGAACGTTTGTTTAAAGGATTAACCGAGGGACTGGAAGAGAAAAAAGTTGAAAAATCTGATACTAGAAAAAGTGCTAAAATGTATACTGCCGAGTGGTTGAGAAAAGAATAA
- the udk gene encoding uridine kinase, with product MKNSVVIGISGGSGSGKTTVAENLVKQIGDEHILLIKQDYYYKDNSHLPLEERAKLNYDCPDAFDTELLIEHIKQLVAGKAIDQPQYDFTVHNRKPERIRVEPKRIILLEGILVLHDAELRDLMDIKVFVDADSDIRLLRRVLRDTRERGRTLDSIAEQYLKTVRPMYEKYIHPTKKYADIIVPKGGFNQVAIDILVARIKSYLMELEKVDG from the coding sequence ATGAAAAATAGTGTTGTAATAGGTATTTCAGGAGGTTCTGGATCAGGGAAAACAACGGTTGCAGAAAATCTGGTAAAGCAGATTGGAGATGAACATATTCTTTTAATTAAACAGGATTATTATTATAAAGATAACAGTCATCTCCCTCTTGAAGAACGGGCCAAACTCAACTATGATTGTCCCGATGCCTTTGATACTGAATTATTGATTGAACATATTAAACAATTAGTAGCGGGAAAGGCTATTGACCAACCTCAATATGATTTTACAGTCCATAACCGTAAGCCTGAGCGGATACGGGTAGAACCAAAGCGAATTATTTTGCTGGAGGGGATTTTAGTTTTACATGATGCCGAGCTCAGGGACCTTATGGATATCAAGGTGTTTGTGGATGCTGATTCAGATATTAGGTTACTTAGGCGTGTTCTAAGAGATACACGAGAAAGGGGGCGGACTTTGGATTCTATTGCTGAGCAGTATCTTAAGACAGTAAGACCCATGTATGAGAAGTATATTCATCCGACAAAGAAATATGCTGATATTATCGTACCTAAAGGTGGGTTTAATCAGGTAGCTATTGATATACTAGTGGCACGGATTAAGAGTTATTTGATGGAGTTAGAAAAGGTTGATGGTTGA
- a CDS encoding aspartate aminotransferase family protein, translating into MKPELIDFTDGIQKIKKKEVRKLYKEYLNPGLGFLKGLLGFDRNFVRAEGVKVWDDNGEEYLDFLGAYGALNFGHNPPRILEMVKEVMGRPNLLQASVNPLECIAAHNLAQITPGNLKRTFFCNSGAEAVEGAIKLARAATAKTKIISCEGSFHGKTLGALTATGREKYRAPFKPLIPEFVQIPFGDTDALEIELKKGDVAAFIVEPIQGEGGIILPPPGYLRKVREICDQYEVLLIVDEVQTGFGRTGFNFAVEKDEVVPDIMCFAKSIGGGVMPVGAFHTSAEVWDKAYGGVEKCTLHTSTFSGNTLAMAAVIGAIKELVENDLAALAHKKGAYLLKGLKTLQEKYSLIKEVRGEGLMIGIEFAEAKGVLNTLTGGKVNQISKEYLGAMVAGELLNRHNIITAYTLNNPNVIRLEPPLVVSYEEMDRVLNGLEDIFSRKGSLLGMALASTGTMVKSIFKSK; encoded by the coding sequence ATGAAGCCAGAACTTATTGATTTCACAGATGGGATTCAGAAAATTAAGAAAAAAGAGGTACGAAAACTTTACAAAGAATATCTGAATCCCGGGTTAGGTTTTTTAAAAGGGTTGTTGGGGTTTGACAGAAATTTTGTTAGAGCAGAAGGTGTAAAGGTCTGGGATGACAATGGAGAAGAGTATTTGGATTTTCTTGGCGCTTATGGTGCTTTAAACTTTGGGCATAATCCTCCCCGGATATTGGAGATGGTTAAAGAAGTTATGGGTCGGCCCAATTTGTTACAGGCTTCTGTCAATCCTCTTGAGTGTATTGCAGCTCATAATCTGGCACAGATTACTCCAGGCAATTTAAAGAGAACGTTTTTTTGCAATAGTGGTGCTGAGGCTGTGGAGGGAGCTATAAAACTTGCCAGAGCAGCGACAGCTAAAACTAAAATTATTTCCTGTGAAGGGTCATTCCATGGTAAAACTCTCGGTGCTTTGACAGCTACAGGAAGGGAAAAATATCGTGCTCCTTTTAAGCCCCTCATTCCAGAGTTTGTTCAGATACCTTTTGGTGATACCGATGCATTAGAAATAGAGCTTAAGAAAGGAGATGTAGCTGCTTTTATTGTTGAGCCCATCCAGGGAGAAGGAGGAATTATTTTACCACCTCCGGGATATTTGCGTAAGGTGCGTGAGATTTGTGATCAATATGAAGTACTTTTAATTGTTGATGAAGTTCAGACCGGTTTTGGTCGGACAGGGTTTAACTTTGCTGTTGAGAAAGATGAAGTAGTCCCCGACATTATGTGTTTTGCCAAATCCATCGGTGGTGGTGTAATGCCTGTAGGAGCCTTCCATACATCAGCTGAAGTATGGGATAAGGCCTATGGGGGAGTGGAAAAATGTACCCTTCATACCTCTACATTTTCCGGTAATACATTGGCTATGGCTGCTGTTATTGGTGCAATAAAAGAGTTAGTAGAGAATGATCTGGCTGCTCTTGCACATAAAAAAGGAGCTTATCTATTAAAAGGGTTAAAAACATTACAGGAGAAATATTCTTTGATTAAAGAAGTCAGGGGAGAAGGGTTGATGATTGGTATTGAGTTTGCCGAAGCGAAAGGAGTATTAAATACCTTGACAGGTGGGAAAGTAAATCAGATTTCTAAGGAATATCTGGGCGCAATGGTGGCAGGTGAACTTTTAAATCGCCATAATATCATTACAGCCTATACTTTAAATAATCCCAATGTGATTAGATTGGAACCGCCATTGGTGGTCTCTTATGAAGAGATGGATCGGGTGTTGAATGGGTTGGAGGATATTTTTAGCCGGAAAGGAAGCTTATTGGGGATGGCCCTGGCCAGTACTGGAACTATGGTCAAATCAATTTTTAAATCAAAATAA
- a CDS encoding LPP20 family lipoprotein produces MKSHVPIFLLIIFLFTSVVHGEIGHPEANLKEGYLIVEGTGVIPTNVSDYAQAIALARLAAKVDAQRNLLEIISGLKLNSETSVVNLIAHDIVRTKVEGMLQGAQFIPENEYIQNGIYHLRLKINVKDINSSISPTPQTELSIIPKEEYTGLIIDARGFNITSPNLLKIRDLKGNLIYSADRALYQPTDSIFKKSKNDALSDPRIGDNPLIISAIKIDSYDDSTLFVSEGDGRLILTSLENTDVFLLSKIVVITGGAE; encoded by the coding sequence ATGAAATCTCATGTTCCGATATTTCTGCTAATCATCTTTTTATTTACCAGTGTAGTCCATGGAGAGATAGGCCATCCTGAAGCAAACTTAAAAGAAGGGTATCTTATCGTTGAAGGTACAGGAGTAATACCCACAAATGTTTCTGATTATGCCCAGGCTATAGCTTTAGCACGACTTGCTGCCAAAGTAGATGCTCAAAGAAATCTATTAGAGATTATCTCCGGTCTTAAACTGAATAGTGAAACTTCTGTGGTTAATCTAATAGCCCATGATATAGTTCGTACCAAAGTAGAAGGAATGTTACAGGGAGCACAATTTATCCCCGAAAACGAATATATTCAAAATGGAATTTACCATCTGAGACTAAAAATTAATGTCAAAGATATTAATTCCAGCATCTCTCCAACTCCGCAAACAGAACTCTCCATTATTCCTAAAGAAGAATATACCGGTCTAATTATTGATGCCAGAGGGTTTAACATTACTTCTCCCAACTTATTGAAGATTCGAGACCTTAAGGGAAATTTAATCTATTCAGCCGATCGTGCCCTTTATCAACCTACTGACTCCATCTTTAAAAAGAGTAAAAATGACGCTTTATCCGATCCACGGATTGGTGATAACCCTCTTATTATCAGTGCCATTAAGATTGATTCTTATGATGACTCAACCCTTTTCGTCTCTGAAGGGGACGGACGTCTGATTTTAACTTCTCTCGAAAATACCGATGTATTTTTATTATCAAAAATAGTAGTAATTACCGGGGGGGCTGAATAA
- a CDS encoding PQQ-binding-like beta-propeller repeat protein gives MIKKCKISLLITLVLVFIFTIFTFIVFSAEKVKTIRVEATGQAPLQSDRGLTKEMALKDAFRNALEQALGIRITAATVMENLTITSDLVISQTFGHLLSYEIINEWESEDKFFITISAEVSSDASWWAEFEGTMDVIRLHLKDPLLQESYTIPDQIQLGALYSDPLIVIPVKGKDYYILAIHAESNQIVWKKKLPDKLTTPLVTDGKWLIAITTNQVICINLQYGWIKWRHSLKEPVYQTPAISNETIYITTQKGSLLALDLKKGKLLWQNRTLSSFLTAPKVAGDYLYFADGDGYIHAFDLSIQSRLFKKLISPKLKVAPTPTRILTYLSWSDQYDRIAAINSVDGTIIWDFKGQPSSTNTLVLSPYLAQDKILSVFINSKESIIYLLDAKTGYQYWKQKLSVPVTEIAGVGNGLIILNTWRGIRILDLEHGSLLWSSKGSGLKTQLLASEDRLYYLHGQTLDIYH, from the coding sequence ATGATTAAAAAATGTAAAATAAGTTTACTCATCACATTAGTTTTAGTCTTTATTTTTACTATCTTCACTTTTATAGTTTTTTCTGCTGAAAAAGTAAAAACGATTCGAGTAGAAGCTACAGGTCAGGCTCCCCTCCAATCAGATCGGGGATTAACAAAGGAAATGGCTCTTAAAGATGCCTTCAGAAATGCTTTAGAACAGGCATTAGGGATCCGGATTACAGCAGCTACTGTTATGGAAAATCTAACCATTACCTCAGATCTGGTAATTAGCCAGACCTTTGGGCATTTGCTTTCATATGAAATTATTAATGAATGGGAATCTGAAGATAAATTTTTTATCACCATTTCTGCTGAAGTCAGTTCCGATGCCAGTTGGTGGGCTGAGTTTGAAGGAACTATGGATGTTATTCGTCTTCATTTAAAGGACCCTCTTTTGCAAGAAAGTTATACCATTCCAGACCAAATTCAACTGGGTGCTCTCTACTCTGATCCGCTAATTGTAATTCCTGTCAAAGGTAAAGATTATTACATATTGGCTATTCATGCAGAGAGTAATCAGATTGTGTGGAAAAAGAAACTTCCTGATAAATTAACTACTCCACTAGTCACCGATGGAAAATGGCTTATTGCTATTACAACAAACCAGGTAATTTGTATCAATCTTCAATACGGCTGGATTAAATGGAGACATTCTTTAAAAGAACCTGTTTATCAAACTCCAGCTATTTCAAATGAAACCATCTATATTACTACTCAAAAAGGAAGCCTTTTGGCACTGGATTTAAAAAAAGGAAAGCTTCTCTGGCAAAATCGGACTCTGAGTAGTTTCCTTACTGCACCAAAGGTTGCTGGAGATTATCTTTATTTTGCAGATGGTGATGGTTATATTCATGCTTTCGATTTAAGTATTCAGAGCCGGCTTTTTAAAAAATTGATCAGTCCAAAATTAAAAGTAGCTCCCACGCCCACTCGGATTTTGACCTATCTTAGTTGGAGTGATCAATATGACAGAATAGCAGCCATAAACTCTGTTGATGGAACCATAATCTGGGACTTTAAAGGCCAGCCTTCTTCTACCAATACTTTAGTTCTTTCTCCTTATTTGGCTCAAGATAAAATTCTCTCTGTTTTTATAAATTCAAAAGAAAGTATAATTTATCTTCTTGATGCCAAAACCGGATATCAATACTGGAAACAAAAACTTTCTGTACCTGTAACCGAAATTGCAGGTGTAGGAAATGGACTAATTATCCTCAATACCTGGCGTGGAATCCGAATTCTGGATCTAGAACATGGCAGCCTTCTCTGGAGCAGTAAAGGATCCGGTCTTAAAACCCAACTTTTAGCCAGTGAAGACCGACTCTATTATCTTCATGGGCAAACACTGGATATTTATCACTAA
- a CDS encoding S8 family serine peptidase: MAGHFKRIFTLLIIICIFLSGCTSSGIHLYTVRFMGEVRESSVLQQPIKGVEIYTKTGELVGRTGADGRFSVQVSPTKGIVRLVFKHSDYETYTLEHAIDGRYSQTVHLPPLYLAPASEKITGRIYREFSLPEINTVNNKTGLSEVKPLEFESRIVEGEFNLVTHRGKEWLVQKLKGKGEIVYESGGEFYTIRLKPGVNSEKFMAEISEDVEFITPNRMIQSLGIEPEDEYWPELWNMQMLNVSSAWKYSTGSGVVVALLDTLYTSAHPDLLPNLLPAIDVTGNNEENPALNAHGLHVAGIIGAVSNQYGVVGVAPDVSILPIRVFTETGATIYHILKGIDAAIENGAQVINMSFGTYDRYNPSYDFPDLHYAIKKAAQAGILLVAAAGNTGSDYLLYPAAYPEVIAVGSVGPDGERTYYSSYGKGLELMAPGGNSRLGRKAQVLSTIWDSLVGDSYDYMEGTSMAAPHVSGVAALLIAHGIKDPDYIRLILRETARDLGPPGYDEETGYGLVDAFAALNRFQHTYVFFGSIEGGWAQLKSPVVQVEVNGSFELAKVRPGKGRVIGWIDVNQNLKIDAGDYLGQSEELEITEKMGVVSDVEVILEFIEGDFKAIAINIGS; this comes from the coding sequence GTGGCTGGCCATTTTAAAAGAATCTTTACTTTGCTTATTATTATCTGTATTTTCTTAAGCGGTTGCACTTCTTCAGGGATCCACCTCTATACTGTCCGATTCATGGGAGAGGTCCGGGAAAGTTCGGTTCTTCAACAGCCTATCAAAGGTGTAGAAATCTACACAAAAACTGGAGAGTTAGTTGGGAGAACAGGTGCAGATGGGCGATTTTCGGTACAAGTTTCTCCCACTAAGGGTATAGTAAGACTGGTATTTAAGCATTCAGATTACGAGACCTATACTTTAGAACATGCCATTGATGGGCGTTACTCTCAAACGGTGCATCTTCCACCATTATATCTGGCGCCTGCTAGTGAAAAGATTACCGGCAGGATTTATCGGGAATTTAGTCTGCCGGAAATTAATACCGTGAATAATAAAACAGGCCTTTCTGAAGTTAAGCCTTTGGAATTTGAATCCAGAATCGTCGAAGGTGAATTTAATCTGGTAACCCATAGGGGTAAAGAGTGGTTGGTACAAAAATTAAAAGGAAAGGGAGAGATAGTCTATGAGTCGGGTGGTGAATTTTATACCATCCGACTCAAGCCCGGGGTAAATAGTGAAAAATTTATGGCAGAAATTTCTGAAGATGTGGAATTTATTACCCCAAATCGGATGATTCAATCTTTAGGGATAGAGCCAGAAGATGAATATTGGCCTGAGCTCTGGAATATGCAAATGCTCAATGTCAGTTCTGCCTGGAAGTATTCTACCGGTTCTGGGGTTGTGGTAGCTTTATTAGATACCCTTTATACCAGCGCCCATCCTGATCTTTTGCCAAATTTATTACCGGCAATCGATGTAACTGGTAATAATGAGGAGAATCCGGCTTTAAATGCACATGGACTGCATGTGGCGGGGATTATTGGGGCTGTTTCAAATCAATATGGTGTAGTAGGTGTTGCCCCTGATGTATCTATTTTACCAATTCGGGTTTTTACTGAAACTGGTGCGACCATTTATCATATCTTGAAAGGTATTGATGCTGCCATTGAAAATGGTGCTCAGGTGATTAACATGAGTTTTGGAACATATGATCGATATAATCCATCTTATGATTTTCCTGATCTTCATTATGCAATTAAAAAAGCCGCTCAAGCGGGGATTTTATTGGTTGCAGCAGCGGGAAATACTGGAAGTGATTATTTGCTTTATCCAGCAGCTTATCCAGAAGTGATTGCAGTGGGTTCAGTAGGGCCAGATGGAGAACGTACTTATTATTCATCATATGGAAAAGGATTGGAATTGATGGCTCCAGGTGGGAATAGTAGGCTTGGAAGAAAAGCCCAGGTGTTGAGTACTATTTGGGATAGTCTGGTGGGAGATTCTTATGATTATATGGAGGGTACATCTATGGCTGCCCCCCATGTGAGTGGAGTCGCGGCTCTTCTCATTGCCCATGGAATAAAAGACCCGGATTATATTCGTTTGATTTTACGTGAAACTGCTAGAGACCTGGGCCCACCGGGTTATGATGAAGAGACAGGGTATGGTCTGGTAGATGCCTTTGCTGCTTTGAATCGTTTTCAACACACATATGTCTTTTTTGGCTCTATTGAAGGTGGATGGGCTCAATTGAAAAGTCCGGTAGTTCAGGTTGAAGTAAATGGTAGTTTTGAGTTAGCAAAAGTCAGACCCGGGAAGGGCCGGGTTATTGGCTGGATTGACGTAAATCAAAATTTAAAAATTGATGCGGGAGATTATTTAGGCCAGTCAGAAGAATTAGAGATAACCGAAAAAATGGGAGTAGTTTCAGACGTAGAAGTCATTTTAGAATTCATTGAAGGGGATTTTAAAGCCATTGCAATTAATATTGGTTCTTAA